A single genomic interval of Pyrus communis chromosome 5, drPyrComm1.1, whole genome shotgun sequence harbors:
- the LOC137735106 gene encoding uncharacterized protein isoform X1 yields the protein MTNSDSLADKDTQKWTSERGQKPNISEEQSRNKKKKRQRNNDHSYGGKHPKYRGVWLRRRTKWVSEICDKRKKFRIWLGTYPKAEMAARAYDAAALALQGASASLNFPGLATSLPKPESLSPSSIQAAAAKAAAAEAETAFGEKQIVWEAVTEEAKASSIDQDPTSTIASTDCDAEKLVSNAAESFKISTEYIPINSEDCTSEKGKEPNNAEEQSIKKKKRQRTSTCTSDDHHSEGSNQQKYRGVRLRKNGKWVSEIRQKGKKLWLGSYPTAEMAARAYDAAALSLKGASANLNFPELAQPLPQSDSLSPTDMQAAASASGEMQIVCEAVTEEADPRRKANLLMSPNSNNAQESTSTCASTAEGCPHQMKNLELNYLDMDKAFESIFPSWLSNSPERA from the exons ATGACAAATTCCGATTCTTTAGCCGATAAAGACACACAAAAGTGGACATCCGAAAGAGGGCAGAAGCCAAACATTTCGGAAGAGCAAAGCCgcaataagaagaagaagaggcagAGGAATAATGATCACAGCTACGGCGGCAAGCATCCGAAGTACCGCGGCGTGTGGTTGCGCCGGAGGACCAAATGGGTGTCGGAAATCTGCGATAAAAGGAAGAAATTCAGAATTTGGTTAGGGACATACCCAAAAGCTGAAATGGCAGCTAGAGCTTATGATGCGGCAGCTCTAGCCCTCCAAGGTGCTTCTGCTTCTCTCAATTTCCCTGGATTGGCAACATCACTTCCCAAACCAGAATCCCTGTCTCCATCGAGCATCCAGGCTGCAGCTGCTAAGGCAGCGGCAGCAGAAGCAGAAACAGCTTTTGGGGAAAAGCAGATTGTATGGGAAGCAGTGACTGAAGAAGCAAAAGCCAGCAGCATAGATCAAGACCCAACTAGTACTATTGCTTCCACTGATTGTGATGCTGAGAAATTGGTTTCCAATGCCGCAG aatccttcaaaatctcaaCCGAATACATTCCCATAAATTCAGAGGATTGTACATCCGAAAAAGGGAAAGAGCCAAACAATGCGGAAGAGCAAAGcatcaagaagaagaagaggcagAGGACTAGTACTTGTACTAGTGATGATCATCACAGTGAGGGCAGCAACCAGCAGAAGTACCGTGGTGTCAGATTGCGCAAAAATGGCAAATGGGTGTCGGAAATCCGCCAGAAAGGGAAAAAATTATGGTTAGGGTCATACCCAACAGCTGAAATGGCAGCTCGAGCTTATGATGCAGCAGCTCTAAGCCTCAAAGGTGCTTCTGCTAATCTCAATTTCCCTGAATTAGCGCAACCACTTCCCCAATCAGATTCCCTGTCTCCAACGGACATGCAGGCTGCAGCTTCTGCTTCTGGGGAAATGCAGATTGTATGTGAAGCAGTGACTGAAGAAGCAGATCCCAGGAGAAAAGCCAATCTTCTCATGTCACCAAATTCAAATAATGCTCAGGAATCAACTAGTACTTGTGCTTCAACTGCAGAAG GATGTCCACACCAAATGAAAAACTTGGAG TTGAATTATCTTGATATGGACAAAGCTTTTGAATCGATCTTCCCTTCTTGGTTATCCAACTCACCCGAGAGAGCCTGA
- the LOC137735106 gene encoding ethylene-responsive transcription factor ERF035-like isoform X2, which produces MTNSDSLADKDTQKWTSERGQKPNISEEQSRNKKKKRQRNNDHSYGGKHPKYRGVWLRRRTKWVSEICDKRKKFRIWLGTYPKAEMAARAYDAAALALQGASASLNFPGLATSLPKPESLSPSSIQAAAAKAAAAEAETAFGEKQIVWEAVTEEAKASSIDQDPTSTIASTDCDAEKLVSNAAESFKISTEYIPINSEDCTSEKGKEPNNAEEQSIKKKKRQRTSTCTSDDHHSEGSNQQKYRGVRLRKNGKWVSEIRQKGKKLWLGSYPTAEMAARAYDAAALSLKGASANLNFPELAQPLPQSDSLSPTDMQAAASASGEMQIVCEAVTEEADPRRKANLLMSPNSNNAQESTSTCASTAEVELS; this is translated from the exons ATGACAAATTCCGATTCTTTAGCCGATAAAGACACACAAAAGTGGACATCCGAAAGAGGGCAGAAGCCAAACATTTCGGAAGAGCAAAGCCgcaataagaagaagaagaggcagAGGAATAATGATCACAGCTACGGCGGCAAGCATCCGAAGTACCGCGGCGTGTGGTTGCGCCGGAGGACCAAATGGGTGTCGGAAATCTGCGATAAAAGGAAGAAATTCAGAATTTGGTTAGGGACATACCCAAAAGCTGAAATGGCAGCTAGAGCTTATGATGCGGCAGCTCTAGCCCTCCAAGGTGCTTCTGCTTCTCTCAATTTCCCTGGATTGGCAACATCACTTCCCAAACCAGAATCCCTGTCTCCATCGAGCATCCAGGCTGCAGCTGCTAAGGCAGCGGCAGCAGAAGCAGAAACAGCTTTTGGGGAAAAGCAGATTGTATGGGAAGCAGTGACTGAAGAAGCAAAAGCCAGCAGCATAGATCAAGACCCAACTAGTACTATTGCTTCCACTGATTGTGATGCTGAGAAATTGGTTTCCAATGCCGCAG aatccttcaaaatctcaaCCGAATACATTCCCATAAATTCAGAGGATTGTACATCCGAAAAAGGGAAAGAGCCAAACAATGCGGAAGAGCAAAGcatcaagaagaagaagaggcagAGGACTAGTACTTGTACTAGTGATGATCATCACAGTGAGGGCAGCAACCAGCAGAAGTACCGTGGTGTCAGATTGCGCAAAAATGGCAAATGGGTGTCGGAAATCCGCCAGAAAGGGAAAAAATTATGGTTAGGGTCATACCCAACAGCTGAAATGGCAGCTCGAGCTTATGATGCAGCAGCTCTAAGCCTCAAAGGTGCTTCTGCTAATCTCAATTTCCCTGAATTAGCGCAACCACTTCCCCAATCAGATTCCCTGTCTCCAACGGACATGCAGGCTGCAGCTTCTGCTTCTGGGGAAATGCAGATTGTATGTGAAGCAGTGACTGAAGAAGCAGATCCCAGGAGAAAAGCCAATCTTCTCATGTCACCAAATTCAAATAATGCTCAGGAATCAACTAGTACTTGTGCTTCAACTGCAGAAG TTGAATTATCTTGA